The window AAGCCGGAGGTCATGTTGGATTCCGGGGCCGGCGAGGTCCTAGCCCTTACCGCAGACGCTGCCGGGATAGTCTACTGCGGCACTACCCCTGCCGGTAAGGTCTACCGCATCCGTCCCGGGGAAAGACCGGAGCTTTTCTGCTCCACCGGTGAGAACTACGTATTCAGCCTGCTCGCCGCTCCCACCTCCGCCTCTGGCCCGGCGGCCCTGTTCGCCGCCACCGGCGAACACGGCAAACTGCTCCGCATTACCGCCGACGGCAAGGCGACCGAAGTGTTCGCAGCGCCACAGGCACACCTTACCACTATGACCTGGCTCGTTCCCGGCAGGGAACTGCTGGTCGGAACGTCACCTGACGGGGTCGTGTATCGTCTCAGCTTCACTCCGGGCTCTTCCAGCCCGGACGTGTCGGTGATCTACGACACGCCTCTTAACGAGGTGAAGGTAATCGCTGCGGACGCCTCCGGCCGGGTATACATCGGCGCCAATGCCGGCAGTGACACCGACGACTCGGCCCGTGCGGGCGTGTACCTGGTTGACCGGTCCGGTGTTCGCCGTTGGTTCTGGCCGGCACCCGACTCGATGGTCTACGCTATGTCGTTCGTCGAGTCGCCGGGGCCGTCTCGGCTGCTCGTCGCCACAGGTAACAAGGCCACGGTCTACGAACTCGATACACTCGGCCGCGTATCGGTCCGGTACCGGCTGAAAGAAACCCAGGCGCTCTGTCTGACGTCGCCGAAGAGCGGTCTTCAGATTGGCACCGGGAATCCGGGCAAGCTCTATCAGGCCGCCTCGAGCTACGCCGATTCCGGCTTCATCACCTCGACGCCGTATGACTGCACCAATCCGGCCTTGTTCGGTACACTCGTCCACCGGGCGAATGTGCCCGCAGGAACCGCGTTGGCCTTCGAGACTCGGTCAGGCAACTCTGAGAAGCCGGATTCGACCTGGAGCCGGTGGTCGGCGGCAACCCCGGGGATTACCTCTCCATCCCGTCGGTACATCCAGTGGCGCTGCCGCATGCGCACGTCATTTCCCAACCTCACGCCCGCACTGCGGCGGGCCGACGTCCACTTCCGCTCGGCCAATCTCGCCCCCGTCATCAAGAAACTCGACATATCCCAACCGTCGCTCGATGACGTGGCAAAAGGACTGGGCAAACCTTCGCGCCAGGTCACGTGGGATGCAACTGACCAGGATTCCGACTCGCTCTCGTTCACGATCTTCTTTCGTAGCGAGACCGAGACATCCTGGCTGCGGGTGGGACGCGATGTGACGGACAGCCGCTTCGAACTTGACACGCGGTCCCTCCCTGATGGCTGGTACGAACTCAAGCTGGTGGCGAGTGACGGACCCACTGAGCCGGCCGGAACTGCCCTGGCCGCCGAGAGAGTGAGCCGACCGTTCATGGTTGACAACACCGCTCCAACCGTGACCGGGCTGAAGACCGGTACGCCTGACCCGAAGTCCGGGCTCTGTCGGGTCAGCTTCTCGGCACAGGATGCTCTCTCCACCATTGCGGCGGCCCGGGTGACGGTCAACGCCGGCGACTGGGTGATACTTGAGCCTCAGGACAGGGTATTCGACTCCGGCACGGAGGCATTCTCGGCGGAGGTCAAGCTGACAGCGGGCGCAAATGCGGTCAGCGTCTGGGTTGCCGACGCGCAAGGAAACGTAGGCGCAGCTCGGACGATCGTCCGCCTCCGTCAGTGACCATTTCGCAGTTTGCAGTCTGCAGTTCCGAATTCGCACTTCTGCCTTCTCGATTCTGCATTCTGACTTCTGCCTTGATCCGCACACTCTATCCCTCTGTCCCTTTATCCCTGTCCGGCCCAAACCCTTGAGCCCCAGGACCCCCGAACCCCTGGCCTATCGCCTTCTAGAACACACTTCCGATATCAGAGTGGAGATCTACGGCACCGATCTCAAGGAGCTCTTCGCCAACGCGGCAACCTGCCTGTTTGATCTGACCCTGGATCGGAAGAAGGTGCGCGTGGTCCGCTCCGTCCCGGTCTCTCTGGAATCGGCTGACCTGCCGGAGCTATTCCTCGACTGGCTGCGCGAGCTCCTATTCCTCTTTTCCGCCCACTCGCTCGCTATTCGCCAGGTAGAGATCGCCTCCGTCGAGCCGACCAAGGTCCAGGCAACCGTCTTTGGCGAGGAATTCGACGCCGGGCGCCACGGTCTCAAGGTCGAAGTCAAGACACCGACCTATCACGAGTACCGGATCGACACGACCGACGAAGGCTACCAGGCCACAATTGTCCTTGACGTCTAGAAACTGGAAAGGGTCAGGCTCGCCGATTCCAGATCGGCGATATTGAACGGAGCCGGGCCACTACTTTGTCGAAAACCTCAATGGTGTAGTCTATCTCGGCCTCGGTGTTGCCCGGCCCGAACGACAGCCGCACCGGCGAGTTGGCGAAGAGCGGCGGAATGCCTATCGCCTTGATCGTCGGCGAAGGCTCGGCGCTCCCGGTCGAGCAGGCCGACCCGGACGCCACTGCCACACCCTCCATGTCGAGGTTCATCAGCAGAGCCTCACCCTCAACGTAGCCGACGCAGACGTGGCAGATGTTCGGCAGGCGTTTGTCGGGATGACCGTCCAGAATGAGCTCAGGAACGCGCGCCATTATCGCCTGCTCCAGCCGGTCGCGCAACTTGCGCTCGTGTTCGGCGTTCTGCTGCCATTCGGCCTTGAGGATCTCGCACGCCTTGCCGAGGCCAGCTATGCCGATGACGTTCTCGGTTCCGCCGCGCAGTCCCTTCTCCTGGTGGCCGCCGTGCACCAGCGGGTGGATCTTCGTACCCTCGCGGATATACAGCGCGCCCACGCCTTTCGGACCCTGCAGCTTGTGCGCGGAAATGGTCAGCAGGTCGACGCCCAACTCCTTGACATCGACCCTCATCTTGCCGGCCGCGGCCACCGCGTCGGTATGGCTGGTAACCCCGGCTTCGCGGCAAATCCGGGCAATCTCGGCAACCGGCTCGATCGTCCCGATCTCGTTGTTGGCGAGCATCACCGAGACCAGCGCCGTCTCCGGCGTCAAAGCCTGCTTCGCCGCGTCCGGGTCAACTAGACCATAGCGGTCAACCGGCAGGTACGTCGCCCGGAATCCCACCGACTCGAGATACCGACAACTCTCCAGTACCGCACTGTGCTCAATGGCACTGCAGACAACGTGTTTTCCGTGGTCTGCCCGAGCGAAAGCCGTGCCTTTCACGGCCCAGTTATCCGCCTCGCTGCCTCCGCCTGTGAAGAAGATCTCTTCGGGACTGGCCCCCAGAAACGTGGCGACCTGCTCCCGCGCTTCCGCCATAGTCTCCGCGCACTCCCGGCCGAAGCTGTGTATGTTGGACGGATTACCGAAGACTTCATGCAGGTACGGTTCCATCGCCGCTGCGACGCGTGGGTCGACCGGCGTGGTCGAGTTGTTGTCGAGGTATACCCTGGTCATGGCCGGCTACTCTCCTTCTGCCGCTGCGGCTGCGACTCGCGACGGAACTGGCAGCTTCGCGGACTTGGGCCGCAACA of the candidate division WOR-3 bacterium genome contains:
- a CDS encoding aminotransferase class V-fold PLP-dependent enzyme is translated as MTRVYLDNNSTTPVDPRVAAAMEPYLHEVFGNPSNIHSFGRECAETMAEAREQVATFLGASPEEIFFTGGGSEADNWAVKGTAFARADHGKHVVCSAIEHSAVLESCRYLESVGFRATYLPVDRYGLVDPDAAKQALTPETALVSVMLANNEIGTIEPVAEIARICREAGVTSHTDAVAAAGKMRVDVKELGVDLLTISAHKLQGPKGVGALYIREGTKIHPLVHGGHQEKGLRGGTENVIGIAGLGKACEILKAEWQQNAEHERKLRDRLEQAIMARVPELILDGHPDKRLPNICHVCVGYVEGEALLMNLDMEGVAVASGSACSTGSAEPSPTIKAIGIPPLFANSPVRLSFGPGNTEAEIDYTIEVFDKVVARLRSISPIWNRRA
- a CDS encoding archease, with translation MQFRIRTSAFSILHSDFCLDPHTLSLCPFIPVRPKPLSPRTPEPLAYRLLEHTSDIRVEIYGTDLKELFANAATCLFDLTLDRKKVRVVRSVPVSLESADLPELFLDWLRELLFLFSAHSLAIRQVEIASVEPTKVQATVFGEEFDAGRHGLKVEVKTPTYHEYRIDTTDEGYQATIVLDV